The proteins below come from a single Tiliqua scincoides isolate rTilSci1 chromosome 16, rTilSci1.hap2, whole genome shotgun sequence genomic window:
- the TTF1 gene encoding transcription termination factor 1, with the protein MAELSDFQLPASKKKRRKRELGRRLLNTEAAAGSPWSSDRSFVFSGHDDEDGEAGKMKEEQKATPDPQLDDTLLSVESEVTSEGGTGLLTHKKKKKRKQVPVELSDSKLRVHVSQEEASSSPRTDLPENLGDIGHVDEKKTPMKKKKRAKALFTGQVEANSPSKRGQIEPSGPEDTEEELFTSTPLTPNSSLLFQLKRKQAINLVTPAESGSPRTEKKSRKKRKGSRAGDSDTTSSLAVEEGVDNTERDSQQPGSSPNQGASEGNNRSANFLTPVHKAEDGLPPPGCRPSQVDHVFGNPFLKSSEISRLDLDTATQELEVFIPHARNLSASAIKQLAQRDLIRFKNFQQEGVAVKFGKFSQKEDKQLKTNVEAFLEASGIESAEKLFFPDRFPEEKLDINKLKARHLFGVRIAEGIPRPWRLVYSRARKIFDPQNSSRQYSKKEIKKLKKYQAMYGNNWKKISELMHRSSHSVQMKYSQIKSKPNSGPWRKEEIKQLIQAVEEVIRSKGRDLDSALGARDADKALSLMREHLYKGISWTQVEAKVGTRHWRQCKHKWMSIVTKRMSRGERASRGAGNLYAKINLIERMYELNVEDANEIDWEDLSSAIGNVPPDYVQRRFYKLKAQHVPAWNHKHFPEIIDHLYEVTLPKFKNRLMKLKVEEEFVALKSSQRGHSDQKRTYKFSDIFWFSDDDVNDEEEKEEEELKSATSEVDPGCQKDSGSS; encoded by the exons ATGGCAGAGCTGTCTGATTTTCAGCTACCAGCCtcgaagaagaagaggaggaagagagagctCGGGAGGAGGCTTCTCAACACGGAAGCTGCTGCTGGTTCACCTTGGTCTTCTGATCGTTCCTTTGTTTTTTCTGGGCATGATGATGAGGATGGCGAGGCTGGCAAAATGAAAGAAGAACAAAAGGCGACGCCAGACCCCCAGCTGGACGATACTTTACTCTCAGTGGAGAGTGAAGTAACCAGTGAGGGTGGAACAGGACTTCTCAcccacaagaagaagaagaagaggaaacagGTGCCCGTTGAGCTCAGTGATAGTAAGTTGCGTGTCCACGTGAGCCAAGAAGAGGCTAGCAGTTCACCAAGAACAGACTTGCCAGAGAACTTGGGCGATATCGGGCATGTTGATGAGAAAAAGACGCccatgaagaagaaaaagagagcaaAGGCTCTGTTTACAGGGCAAGTTGAGGCAAACTCTCCAAGCAAACGGGGTCAGATTGAACCCAGCGGTCCAGAAGACACAGAAGAGGAGCTCTTTACGTCCACGCCGCTGACTCCGAATTCCAGTCTCCTTTTCCAGTTGAAGAGAAAACAGGCAATAAATCTGGTCACCCCTGCTGAATCGGGCAGCCCCCGCACGGAAAAGAAGTCACgcaagaagagaaaagggtcTCGCGCTGGAGATTCTGACACCACCAGTAGTCTTGcagtggaggaaggggtggaCAACACAGAGCGTGACTCTCAACAGCCTGGATCGTCACCTAACCAGGGTGCCTCGGAGGGCAATAATAG GTCAGCAAACTTCCTCACGCCAGTCCACAAGGCTGAGGACGGATTGCCTCCCCCTGGATGCCGTCCTTCTCAGGTGGATCACGTGTTCGgcaatccatttctaaaatcttctGAGATTTCCCGACTAGATCTAGACACCGCCACCCAGGAGCTGGAAGTGTTCATCCCTCACGCGAGGAATCTCTCTGCCTCCGCAATCAAGCAGTTGGCTCAACGGGACCTGATCCGGTTTAAAAACTTCCAGCAGGAAG GTGTCGCTGTGAAGTTTGGCAAGTTTTCCCAGAAGGAGGATAAGCAGCTAAAGACAAATGTTGAGGCCTTCTTGGAAGCCAGTGGGATTGAAAGCGCGGAGAAGCTTTTCTTCCCTGACAGGTTTCCGGAAGAGAAGCTGGACATCAACAAGCTGAAAGCCCGGCATTTGTTTGGTGTAAGGATTG CTGAAGGGATTCCACGGCCTTGGAGACTGGTGTATTCTCGAGCGAGAAAAATCTTCGACCcacagaacagcagcagaca ATACTCCAAGAAAGAGATAAAGAAGCTGAAGAAATACCAAGCAATGTATGGCAACAACTGGAAAAAAATTTCCGAGCTGATGCACCGAAGTAGCCATTCGGTCCAAATGAAATATTCACAGATTAAATCCA AACCCAATTCTGGTCCCTGGCGCAAAGAAGAGATCAAGCAACTCATCCAAGCCGTTGAGGAGGTAATACGGTCCAAAGGGCGAGACTTGGACTCTGCTCTAGGGGCGAGGGATGCCGACAAGGCCCTGTCGCTGATGCGGGAACATCTCTACAAAGGCATCTCGTGGACCCAGGTTGAAGCCAAAGTGGGAACCAGGCACTGGAGGCAGTGCAAACACAAGTG GATGTCCATTGTGACCAAAAGAATGTCTAGAGGGGAACGTGCATCGCGTGGAGCTGGAAATTTGTATGCCAAGATCAACCTCATTGAAAG GATGTATGAGCTTAACGTGGAGGATGCCAATGAAATCGACTGGGAGGATCTCTCCAGCGCTATAGG AAATGTCCCTCCAGATTACGTCCAACGCAGGTTCTACAAACTGAAGGCCCAGCACGTCCCGGCTTGGAATCACAAGCACTTCCctg aaatcatagACCATCTTTATGAAGTGACACTTCCCAAGTTCAAGAACCGACTAATGAAATTGAAGGTGGAGGAAGAATTTGTAGCCCTGAAATCCAGTCAAAGAGGACACAGTGACCAGAAGCGAACTTATAAGTTCAGTGACATCTTTTGGTTCAGCGACGATGATGTGAATGAcgaagaagaaaaagaggaagaggaattgaAATCGGCAACCAGTGAGGTTGATCCTGGTTGCCAGAAGGACTCTGGGAGTTCATAA